AGGGCCGGACGGTGGCGTCGGGGGTCTACTACGCCGTTCTGGAGGTCGACGGCGAACGCGTCGGGGCGCAGAAGATGGCCCTCGTGAAGTAGTCCGCGGGCGTTCCGCGGTCGCCCCACCCGATGGCCGGTGAGGTCCCCATGCCGGCCACTCCGCGGACGATCCACCCTGGGCGCGAGTCCGCCCGGGGAGGATCGCCGTGGAGAACGCCCGCATCGCCGACCGTCTCGACGAGATCGCCGATCTGATCGAGCTCGAGGAGGGCAGCCGCTTCCGGGTGCGCTCGTTCCGCGGCGCAGCCCGGACGGTTCGCAGCCACTCGCGACCGCTCGAGGACATGGTCGGCGAAGGCGCCGATCTGACCGAGCTGCCGTCGGTCGGCAGCAGTTCGGCCGAGGCGATCGCGCAGATTGTGGAAACGGGCACCTGTGATCGGCTGGAACGACTGCGGAGCGAGGTTCCGTCGGGCACCGCGGAGCTCATGCGGGTCCCCGGCCTCGGACCACAGAGGGCCATGCAGATCCACCGTGCGCTCGGCGTGGACGACCTCGACGAGCTTCGGGACGCGGCCGAGGCCCACCGCGTGCGCGATCTCGAGGGCATGGGCGCGAAGTCCGAGGAGAAGATCCTCGACGGGCTCGAGACGCTCGAGCGCACGGCGGGACGCATGCTGGCCCACGATGCCGCCGATCGGCTCCGCGGCATCGGTGCGCACCTCGACGCCCTCGATGCTCTGGACCGCTGGCAAGTGGCGGGCAGTCTCCGTCGCGGCCGCGAGACCGTCGGCGACCTCGACATCCTCGTCGAGGCCTCCGACCGCGAAACAGCCCTGGACGCGATCCTGGATCACGACGACATCGACGAAGTGATCTCGCGCGGTGTCGAACGGACCTCGGTGCGACTCGAGTCGGGTCTGCAGATCGACTTCCGTTTCTTCGAAGCGAAGAACTTCGGCGCCGCTCTGCTCTACTTCACCGGTTCGAAGCAACACAACATCGAGCTGCGCAAGCGCGCGCGGAAGCACGACTGGAAGCTCAGCGAGTACGGTCTGACCAAGGGCGACACCGTGTTGGCCGCGCACGACGAGGCCGCGGTCTACCATCGTCTGGGCCTGGCGTGGATCCCGCCGGAACTCCGCGAGGCCCGCGGAGAGATCGAAGCGGCCGAGAACGACGAGCTGCCGGCGTTGATCGAGGCCGACGACGTCCGCGGCGACCTGCACACGCACACGAACGCGACCGACGGGACGGCCTCGATCGAGGACATGGCGGCCGCTGCGCGGGAGCGGGGGTACGAGTACCTGGCGATCACCGATCATTCGAAACGCGTGAGCGTCGCCGGTGGGCTCGACGAGAAAGCCCTACGCGACCACGCGCGCCGGATCCGCGCGATCGACGACGAGCTCGACGACCTGTGGCTGCTGGCCGGCGTCGAGTGCGACATCCTGAAGCACGGCGACCTCGATCTCGATCTCGACCTGCTGGCCGAACTCGACTGGGTCGTGGCCTCGGTCCACTACGATCTCGGCGTGGGCGAGTCGAAGATGACCGACCGCCTCGTCGCGGCGGCCGAGAGTGGTGTCGTCCACACCATCGGGCATCCCACGAACCGCCGGATCGGAAGCCGGGATCCGGTGCGCTTCGACCTCGACACGGTGGTCGCCGCCTGCGCCGAGAACGGGGTGTGCCTCGAGATCAACGCCCAACCCGAGCGCCTGGATCTTCCCGACACCCACGTGATGGCCGCGCGTCATGAGGGGGTCCGCTTCACGCTGGGCACCGACGCCCATCGCCCCGAGGGCCTCGACCTGATGCCCGGCGCGATCGCAGTGGGCCGGCGCGGCTGGCTGCGGGCCCGGGACGTGCTGAACACCCTGGGCCCGGACGACCTGCGCGAGCGGATGGGACGGAGCGGGCAATGAGCACCAGGAAGCAGGTCCGCGAAGCGGTCGATTCCATGAGCCGATCCGAGGCGCGGTCGCGGGCCGAGGAACTGCGCGACGAGATCAGTCACCATGATCACCGCTACTACGTGCTGAACGACCCCGAGATCTCCGATGCCCAGTACGACGAGTTGATGGCCGAACTCGAGGCGATCGAGGAAGCGCACCCCGATCTGGTGACCGACGACAGTCCCACCCAGCGCGTGGGAGCTCCTCCGCGCGAGGAACTGGGAACGGTCGATCACGCGGCGCCCATGATGAGCCTCCGCGCCGTCGACGACGAAGACGCCTTCCGACACTTCGTCGACACCTGCAAGGAGGAGCTGGGCGTTCGCGAGCTCCCCCTGGTGGCCGAACCGAAGTACGACGGGCTGAGTGTCGAGCTCGTGTACGACGACGGTCACCTCGCACGCGCGTCGACCCGTGGTGACGGTTCCACGGGGGAAGACGTCACGGCGAACGTCCGCACCATCCGGCAGGTCGTCCTGCGCCTGCAGCCGGAGGGCGTGCGCATGCCGAAGCATCTGGTGGTGCGTGGCGAGGTGTACATGGACAAGCAGGACTTCGACGACTTCAATCGCGCGCAGGAGGACGCCGGCCGCAAGACCTTCGCCAATCCGCGCAACGCGGCGGCCGGGAGCCTGCGTCAGCTCGACTCCGACGTCACGGCGCAGCGTCCCCTGAAGGTCGTCTTCTACGAGATCATGGAGTCCTCGCGCCGCGGCCCGTCGACGCACTGGGAGTGTCTGCGGCTGATGCGCGATCTGGGCCTGCGGACCGACGATCGGGTCCGGCGCCTCGAGGATCCGGACGACGGGGTCGATCGGTATCACGAGCTGCGCGACGAACGCGAGGACCTGCCCTACGAGATCGACGGCTGCGTGTTCAAGGTCGACGACCTGTCCGACCACGACGAACTCGGGACGCGCGCGTCGAATCCGCGCTGGGCGATCGCGTGGAAATTCCCTTCGCGTCGGCGCGTGACCCGGATCGAGCACATCGAGGCCCAGGTCGGGCGGACCGGCGCCCTGACCCCGGTGGCGAAGCTCGAGCCCGTCCACATCGGCGGGGTCGAGGTCAGCAGCGTGAGCCTGCACAACCAGGATCAGATCGACGAGAAGGACATCCGGATCGGCGACCACGTCCTGGTCGAGCGTGCCGGCGACGTGATCCCACACGTCGTCGAGGTCGTGAAGAGCAAGCGGAACGGTCACGAGGAGCGCTATCACCTGCCCCGCACGTGTCCGGCCTGCGGCCACGAGGTCGTGCGGCCCGAGGGCGAGGCCGTGACCCGCTGCCCGAACGTGTCGTGCCCGGCCCAGCTCCGGGCGACCATCCAGCACTTCGGGAGCAAGGAGGCCCTGGACATCGACGGCCTGGGCGAGCGGCTCGTCGAACAGCTGGTCGACGCTGGGTTGGTGTCGAGTCCGGCCGACCTGTTCACGCTCGACGTCGACGACGTGGCCGCCCTCGAGGGTCACGGTCGGAAGAGCGCCGAGAATCTGGTCCGGGCCATCGAGTCGGCGAAGGACGACGTGACCCTGCCGCGTCTCGTCCACGCGCTGGGGATCCCGCACGTGGGCAGGGCGATGGCCGACGAACTGGCCCGGGCCTTCGGGTCGCTCGACGCGCTGCGCGCGGCCGATCGTGGCGACATGATGGGGGTCGAGGGGATGGGTCCGGTGGTCGCCGCGTCGATCGAGGAGTGGTTCGCGAACGAGGCCAACGGGGAACTCCTCGATGCTCTCGATCGCCACGGTCTGGTGCCGGAGACGGTGCCGCGCGGGCACCGTCTCGAGGGACGCACGGTGGTCCTCACCGGGTCGCTCGACAGCATGACCCGCGACGAGGCCGAAGAGGCCGTCCGTATGCAGGGCGGGCGGGCCCGCTCGAGCGTGTCGAGCGAGACCGACTTGCTGGTGGTGGGCAAGGACCCCGGCGACACGAAGACGCGAGACGCCGAGGAGCACGACGTGGAGACGCTCGACGAACCGCAGTTCCTCGAGCGGCTCGGTCGCGCCCGGAAGGCCGAAGGCTGACCCGCGCCGTGGGGTGGATCCCCATGGACGAATGAGCAGGCACCGGATCCATGGAGCCGGTCGGGGTCCGCACTCTCTGAGCTCTGAGCGCACAGATGGGAGGGGAACGATGCCGCACGCCGGGATCGAGGGTCCGGACCACGCGTGGGTGATGTCGCCGGACCCCGACGACGTCCACGACGAGCTTCTGGAGCTGTCGCCGCGACGCTGGCGCGCGGTGGTCTTCGATCTCGACGGTGTGATCACCCGCACCGCGTCGACACACGCGGCCGCCTGGAAGCAGGCCTTCGATGCATTCCTCGCAGAGCGCGGCGAGCGGGGTGGCGAGGACCATTCCCCCTTCGATCCCGACGACGAGTACCGCCGCTACGTCGACGGCCGGCCGCGCTACGAAGGAGTGCAGACATTCCTGCACGCTCGCGGCATCGACCTGCCGCGCGGCGAACCGGACGATCCTCCGGATCGGGCCACGGTCTGCGGTGTGGGCAATCGCAAGAACCGGATCTTCCGCGAGCTTCTCGACCGCGACGGGGTCGAGATCCTGCCCGGTGCCACCGACCTGATCGACGCCCTGCACCGTGCCGGCCTGGGCGTGGCCGTCATGACGTCGAGCAAGAACGCCGACGCGGTGCTGGCCGCCGCGGGACTCGACGATTCCTTCGACGCCAAGGTCGACGGAGTCGACGCCGAGGTCCGTGGCCTGGCCGGCAAGCCCGAGCCCGACGTCTACCAGGCGGCCGCGGCCGCACTGGAGGTGGACCCGGCCGAGTGCGTGGTGTTCGAGGATGCCCTGGTCGGAGTGCAGGCAGGAGCGCGGGGTGGATTCGGGCTGGTGATCGGCGTCGATCGCGAACACCGCGGCACGGCTTTGCGCGATGCCGGGGCCGATCGGGTGGTCACCGGACTCGACGCCGTCCGCGTGGACGACGACGGGAGCGATCCCGTGCCGTCGGCCCTCGATGCCTTCGACGTCCTGATCGGCGAGGCGGATCCGGCCGACGACCTGGGTGTGTTCCTGGACTACGACGGCACCCTCACCCCGATCGTTGCGCGCCCGGAGGACGCCGAACTCGACGACGCGATGCGTGCCGTCCTCGAGCGCCTGGCCACGACCTGCACGCTCGCGATCGTCAGTGGGAGGGACCTGGCCGACGTGCGCGGACACGTCGGGATCGAGTCGATCCACTACGCCGGAAGCCACGGTTTCGAGATCGATGGTCCGCGGGTCCGGGCCCGGCGCGGCGAGGAGTTCCTCGACGACCTCGACCACGCCGAGCAC
This Candidatus Krumholzibacteriia bacterium DNA region includes the following protein-coding sequences:
- the otsB gene encoding trehalose-phosphatase, which produces MPHAGIEGPDHAWVMSPDPDDVHDELLELSPRRWRAVVFDLDGVITRTASTHAAAWKQAFDAFLAERGERGGEDHSPFDPDDEYRRYVDGRPRYEGVQTFLHARGIDLPRGEPDDPPDRATVCGVGNRKNRIFRELLDRDGVEILPGATDLIDALHRAGLGVAVMTSSKNADAVLAAAGLDDSFDAKVDGVDAEVRGLAGKPEPDVYQAAAAALEVDPAECVVFEDALVGVQAGARGGFGLVIGVDREHRGTALRDAGADRVVTGLDAVRVDDDGSDPVPSALDAFDVLIGEADPADDLGVFLDYDGTLTPIVARPEDAELDDAMRAVLERLATTCTLAIVSGRDLADVRGHVGIESIHYAGSHGFEIDGPRVRARRGEEFLDDLDHAEHELRGALDAVDGARVERKHFAVAVHFRGVDRARVDEVRAAVERVHARRPDRLERTGGKEILELRPAMEWDKGRALCWLARELGADVDRVPTIYIGDDTTDEDAFAVLREQGIGIVVTTERRRTRASYRLRDVDEVRRFLERLAAEREAARS
- the ligA gene encoding NAD-dependent DNA ligase LigA — translated: MSTRKQVREAVDSMSRSEARSRAEELRDEISHHDHRYYVLNDPEISDAQYDELMAELEAIEEAHPDLVTDDSPTQRVGAPPREELGTVDHAAPMMSLRAVDDEDAFRHFVDTCKEELGVRELPLVAEPKYDGLSVELVYDDGHLARASTRGDGSTGEDVTANVRTIRQVVLRLQPEGVRMPKHLVVRGEVYMDKQDFDDFNRAQEDAGRKTFANPRNAAAGSLRQLDSDVTAQRPLKVVFYEIMESSRRGPSTHWECLRLMRDLGLRTDDRVRRLEDPDDGVDRYHELRDEREDLPYEIDGCVFKVDDLSDHDELGTRASNPRWAIAWKFPSRRRVTRIEHIEAQVGRTGALTPVAKLEPVHIGGVEVSSVSLHNQDQIDEKDIRIGDHVLVERAGDVIPHVVEVVKSKRNGHEERYHLPRTCPACGHEVVRPEGEAVTRCPNVSCPAQLRATIQHFGSKEALDIDGLGERLVEQLVDAGLVSSPADLFTLDVDDVAALEGHGRKSAENLVRAIESAKDDVTLPRLVHALGIPHVGRAMADELARAFGSLDALRAADRGDMMGVEGMGPVVAASIEEWFANEANGELLDALDRHGLVPETVPRGHRLEGRTVVLTGSLDSMTRDEAEEAVRMQGGRARSSVSSETDLLVVGKDPGDTKTRDAEEHDVETLDEPQFLERLGRARKAEG
- the polX gene encoding DNA polymerase/3'-5' exonuclease PolX is translated as MENARIADRLDEIADLIELEEGSRFRVRSFRGAARTVRSHSRPLEDMVGEGADLTELPSVGSSSAEAIAQIVETGTCDRLERLRSEVPSGTAELMRVPGLGPQRAMQIHRALGVDDLDELRDAAEAHRVRDLEGMGAKSEEKILDGLETLERTAGRMLAHDAADRLRGIGAHLDALDALDRWQVAGSLRRGRETVGDLDILVEASDRETALDAILDHDDIDEVISRGVERTSVRLESGLQIDFRFFEAKNFGAALLYFTGSKQHNIELRKRARKHDWKLSEYGLTKGDTVLAAHDEAAVYHRLGLAWIPPELREARGEIEAAENDELPALIEADDVRGDLHTHTNATDGTASIEDMAAAARERGYEYLAITDHSKRVSVAGGLDEKALRDHARRIRAIDDELDDLWLLAGVECDILKHGDLDLDLDLLAELDWVVASVHYDLGVGESKMTDRLVAAAESGVVHTIGHPTNRRIGSRDPVRFDLDTVVAACAENGVCLEINAQPERLDLPDTHVMAARHEGVRFTLGTDAHRPEGLDLMPGAIAVGRRGWLRARDVLNTLGPDDLRERMGRSGQ